A portion of the Flavobacterium magnum genome contains these proteins:
- a CDS encoding DoxX family membrane protein: MNSQFTKIVRIVLAIILIAFGLNKLLPSPFIPLPAPPEKAMAFLTSLGETGYVLKMVGSMEILIGLLLIFKKWVPFALILLVPISLNILLFHLFLDASGIAGAIIVAVLNGILIYKHWKAYKPLFN, encoded by the coding sequence ATGAACTCACAATTTACAAAGATCGTCAGGATAGTGCTGGCGATAATCCTGATCGCGTTTGGACTGAACAAGTTGCTTCCTTCCCCATTTATCCCACTGCCTGCGCCGCCTGAAAAAGCGATGGCTTTCCTGACTTCACTTGGCGAAACCGGCTATGTACTTAAAATGGTGGGCAGTATGGAAATCCTCATAGGCCTGTTGCTGATTTTTAAGAAATGGGTGCCTTTTGCATTGATACTGCTTGTGCCAATTTCGCTCAACATCCTGCTGTTTCATTTGTTCCTCGACGCGTCAGGCATTGCCGGAGCCATCATTGTGGCAGTGTTGAATGGAATTTTGATCTACAAACACTGGAAAGCCTACAAGCCACTTTTTAACTAA